The following proteins come from a genomic window of Corynebacterium glyciniphilum AJ 3170:
- a CDS encoding poly-gamma-glutamate biosynthesis protein PgsC/CapC, giving the protein MTYQHIGTYGFLSDYVHISFLMGLVVSYLYFRRRQISVGGSLAVGYLASSLYIPLNVLATLLAAMVGYVLIRFVVLKMFLPRPRQIFAIGLAVGVVCGALWLAVTSWVLGGAPDDGLGLVGVIVPGMLCNSLIKQGVVRTVVPLAWMVPVTGAVGLAVTLLTSTVFPLSLVDTLTSSDVEPLPMLFLMSALSVILALLVQERTVRSRKLRTGGYVTAGVIVVAMTSPAYIAVLTLGTLLVLAVYLPYARRVPLFGKDRFIILCALSFVAVTAVELIAATMWGARFGGPQNVVFCVLPAIIANDVVQYGWKRTSLGISMSMAGCVTVAIPVTAWY; this is encoded by the coding sequence ATGACCTACCAGCATATCGGGACGTATGGATTTCTTTCAGACTACGTCCACATCAGTTTCCTCATGGGCCTCGTGGTCAGCTACCTGTACTTCCGTCGCCGCCAGATCTCTGTCGGCGGATCACTTGCAGTCGGCTACCTGGCGTCGTCGCTGTACATTCCGCTCAACGTCCTGGCGACGCTGCTGGCGGCGATGGTGGGCTACGTCCTCATCCGGTTCGTTGTCCTCAAGATGTTCCTGCCCCGGCCGCGCCAGATCTTCGCCATCGGCCTGGCCGTCGGCGTGGTCTGCGGCGCACTCTGGCTGGCGGTCACCTCGTGGGTGCTCGGCGGCGCACCGGACGACGGGCTCGGCCTCGTCGGCGTGATCGTCCCCGGCATGCTCTGCAACTCCCTCATCAAGCAGGGAGTGGTGCGCACCGTCGTGCCGCTGGCATGGATGGTGCCGGTCACCGGCGCTGTCGGCCTGGCCGTCACGCTGCTGACATCCACGGTGTTCCCGCTGTCCCTGGTGGACACGCTGACCTCGTCGGACGTCGAACCGCTCCCGATGCTCTTCCTGATGAGTGCCCTCTCGGTGATCCTCGCCCTGCTGGTCCAGGAGCGTACAGTCCGGTCGCGCAAGTTGCGGACCGGCGGGTACGTCACCGCCGGCGTGATCGTCGTGGCGATGACCTCACCGGCCTACATCGCGGTCCTCACCCTCGGCACGCTCCTCGTCCTGGCCGTGTACCTCCCGTACGCGCGGAGGGTGCCACTGTTCGGTAAAGACCGGTTTATCATCCTGTGCGCGCTCTCATTTGTCGCGGTTACGGCCGTGGAGCTTATCGCGGCGACGATGTGGGGTGCCCGGTTCGGCGGGCCGCAGAATGTGGTGTTCTGCGTGCTCCCCGCCATCATCGCCAATGACGTGGTCCAGTACGGCTGGAAGCGCACCTCACTTGGAATCAGCATGTCTATGGCAGGCTGCGTTACTGTCGCGATTCCGGTGACGGCATGGTACTAG
- the pgsB gene encoding poly-gamma-glutamate synthase PgsB gives MLSFLSLSAVVAATGMATFHGKEVRHSRRIDSLEINVHVNGIRGKSTVTRMIGGVLREAGKTTIAKTTGTFACVIDSDGGEHPIRRTGPANINEQYRFLAEWLDGTEALVVECMAVKPKYQALCQDVILRSPVTVLTNVRLDHQEDMGDTLEEIAASLCTTVPQNGLVITGERDPKLVRIIRRHCEARNSRLVVAQESELSRSLCTEFDYRQFEENVAVVLAVAEALGINAETAARGMLAAAPDPGTTRIAHVRDVQDGPFYWVPMFAVNDWESTTRVFHDVVDADLPSCRKVVALNNRADRTDRAAMFVDLVAQDLASDIDRVVLYGEIQDAVRQKLLNAGVDDGMIVTTSDLDGEQGVDGRDLVKRARAGFEGQDVAIFGMVNIHTDHVTAMERYIGALAPERSDATAA, from the coding sequence ATGCTCTCTTTCCTGTCCCTTTCCGCGGTGGTCGCGGCCACAGGAATGGCGACTTTCCACGGTAAGGAAGTCCGGCACAGCCGCCGGATCGACAGTCTCGAGATCAATGTCCACGTCAACGGAATCCGAGGAAAGTCCACGGTCACCAGGATGATCGGCGGCGTTCTGCGTGAGGCGGGGAAGACGACCATCGCCAAGACGACGGGGACCTTCGCCTGCGTCATCGACAGTGACGGCGGCGAGCACCCGATCCGCAGGACCGGACCGGCGAACATCAACGAGCAGTACCGGTTCCTCGCCGAGTGGCTCGACGGCACCGAGGCCCTCGTCGTCGAGTGCATGGCAGTGAAGCCGAAGTACCAGGCACTGTGCCAGGACGTGATCCTGCGCTCACCGGTCACCGTGCTCACCAACGTGCGCCTGGACCACCAGGAGGACATGGGGGACACCCTGGAGGAGATCGCCGCCTCCCTGTGCACCACCGTCCCGCAGAACGGTCTGGTCATCACCGGTGAACGTGACCCGAAGCTGGTCAGGATCATCCGCCGGCACTGCGAGGCCCGGAACTCCCGGCTGGTCGTGGCACAGGAGTCCGAGCTCTCACGCTCCCTGTGCACCGAGTTCGACTACCGCCAGTTCGAGGAGAACGTGGCGGTCGTGCTCGCCGTCGCCGAGGCGCTGGGCATCAACGCCGAGACCGCGGCACGCGGCATGCTCGCAGCGGCCCCCGACCCCGGCACCACCCGCATCGCCCACGTCCGCGACGTGCAAGACGGCCCGTTCTACTGGGTGCCCATGTTCGCCGTCAACGACTGGGAGTCCACCACCCGCGTCTTCCACGACGTGGTCGACGCGGACCTGCCGTCCTGCCGCAAGGTCGTGGCCCTGAACAACCGGGCCGACCGCACCGACCGCGCCGCCATGTTCGTCGACCTCGTCGCACAGGACCTGGCCTCCGACATCGACCGCGTGGTGCTCTACGGGGAGATCCAGGACGCCGTCCGGCAGAAGCTGCTTAACGCCGGGGTGGACGACGGCATGATCGTCACCACCAGTGACCTGGACGGCGAACAGGGCGTCGATGGACGCGACCTCGTCAAACGTGCACGGGCCGGGTTCGAGGGGCAGGACGTCGCCATCTTCGGCATGGTGAACATCCACACCGACCACGTCACCGCCATGGAGCGCTACATTGGCGCCTTAGCTCCAGAACGCAGCGACGCAACCGCAGCATGA
- a CDS encoding beta-class phenol-soluble modulin → MFEYLTELGRSISGIVTAAIENDWGGAGKQHHWDRP, encoded by the coding sequence ATGTTCGAATATCTAACTGAACTGGGTCGATCTATTTCTGGGATCGTGACCGCAGCAATCGAAAACGACTGGGGTGGGGCTGGCAAGCAACATCATTGGGACCGTCCGTGA
- a CDS encoding nuclear transport factor 2 family protein, with amino-acid sequence MATIGLGISSCTATEEKKREETSPVSHTKNERIEPESREIVHDFYTEAFVKKDLARAADSYISSEQYVQHNPNVENGKQNFVEALGDYVSDPNLHVSVSRVIAEDDMVVVHATWETLEISTAVADIFRVDNAMIVEHWDVQQAIPERTASGNSMV; translated from the coding sequence ATGGCCACCATCGGGCTTGGCATATCTTCATGCACCGCAACTGAAGAAAAAAAAAGGGAAGAAACATCGCCTGTATCGCATACCAAAAATGAGCGAATCGAGCCGGAAAGTAGAGAAATCGTCCACGATTTCTACACGGAGGCTTTCGTTAAGAAGGATCTGGCACGTGCTGCGGATAGTTATATATCATCGGAACAGTACGTTCAACATAACCCTAATGTCGAAAACGGGAAACAGAACTTCGTCGAAGCGCTCGGAGACTACGTTTCAGACCCTAATCTACACGTATCAGTATCACGGGTAATCGCAGAAGATGATATGGTCGTCGTTCATGCCACATGGGAAACCCTAGAAATATCGACGGCTGTCGCCGACATCTTCCGTGTTGATAACGCAATGATCGTTGAGCATTGGGATGTTCAGCAAGCTATTCCGGAGCGGACCGCAAGCGGAAACTCTATGGTTTGA
- a CDS encoding NAD(P)-dependent oxidoreductase — translation MANITVYGSTGMVGSDITREAVSRGHRVTGVSRHENPDNQVDGVIYVTGTLQDTADVVSKAENADIVVISVPGPRDGSSVQPVIDAHAALIPALADQDVRVFVVGGAGATLTEDGTKLVDTPDFPEAYAAEARSFAEVLDLYRAAPAGLDWTMLAPAPEIAPGAPAESYALGEDHPAGGSVTTGTFARAALDELENPVHRRARFTVADARIALPEESAH, via the coding sequence ATGGCTAACATCACCGTTTACGGATCGACCGGCATGGTCGGCAGCGACATCACCCGCGAAGCAGTTTCCCGTGGACACCGGGTCACCGGCGTCTCACGTCATGAGAACCCGGATAATCAGGTGGACGGCGTCATCTATGTGACTGGCACGCTCCAGGACACTGCCGACGTGGTCTCCAAGGCAGAGAACGCAGACATCGTCGTCATCTCCGTCCCGGGACCACGCGACGGCAGCTCTGTCCAGCCCGTCATCGACGCACACGCTGCGCTGATTCCGGCTCTGGCGGACCAGGACGTCCGTGTCTTCGTCGTCGGCGGCGCAGGGGCAACCCTCACCGAGGACGGAACCAAACTCGTCGACACGCCGGACTTCCCCGAGGCGTACGCCGCCGAGGCCCGGTCTTTCGCCGAGGTGCTTGATCTCTACCGTGCCGCCCCCGCCGGCCTGGACTGGACGATGCTCGCCCCCGCCCCGGAGATCGCTCCCGGTGCACCCGCCGAATCGTATGCCCTCGGCGAGGATCATCCGGCCGGCGGCAGCGTCACGACCGGCACCTTCGCCCGTGCCGCCCTGGACGAACTCGAGAACCCGGTGCATCGTCGTGCCCGCTTCACAGTTGCCGACGCCCGAATCGCGCTTCCAGAAGAATCAGCACACTAA
- a CDS encoding winged helix-turn-helix transcriptional regulator — protein sequence MTDAPWNPAARDCPSRDLFTTLGDRWNMLILLSLEPGPLRNGEIQSAVDGISVRVLSQRLSALAADGLITRTAFPEIPPRVVYELTDLGRSALPPVHALFEWTVSHMSDVVEHRSSDDVDMCTT from the coding sequence ATGACGGACGCCCCCTGGAACCCTGCCGCACGCGACTGCCCCAGCCGCGATCTGTTCACCACCCTCGGGGACCGGTGGAACATGCTGATCCTGCTCTCCCTCGAGCCCGGCCCCCTGCGTAACGGCGAAATCCAGTCAGCGGTGGACGGCATCTCGGTGCGAGTCCTGTCCCAACGCCTGAGCGCCCTGGCAGCGGACGGGCTGATCACCCGAACCGCTTTTCCTGAGATCCCCCCTCGGGTGGTCTATGAACTCACCGATCTCGGCCGGTCCGCCCTACCCCCGGTCCATGCACTGTTCGAGTGGACGGTCTCGCACATGTCGGACGTGGTGGAGCACCGCAGTTCAGACGATGTCGACATGTGCACGACCTAA
- a CDS encoding GNAT family N-acetyltransferase, with protein sequence MRSRSWVQAHPHPPPAGGVGAGVETGFLNSCRQQHEGTDLPAGWPPADFLRAEIHNQDTREPAEPTIIGRTSIRYGLTENLLNYGGHIGYAVAPEFRRQGNATEILHQSLILLTDRGIHRVLINCDDDNVGSAAVIEASRGILEDLRFKPGDSLRTRRYWLTN encoded by the coding sequence TTGCGCAGCCGTTCGTGGGTCCAGGCCCACCCACACCCACCGCCTGCCGGTGGGGTCGGTGCGGGGGTCGAGACAGGCTTTCTCAACAGTTGCAGGCAACAGCATGAGGGCACGGACCTACCTGCGGGATGGCCGCCCGCGGACTTCCTCCGCGCCGAGATTCACAACCAGGACACTAGGGAGCCTGCAGAACCGACCATCATCGGACGTACCTCGATTCGTTACGGGCTCACCGAAAACCTACTGAACTACGGCGGGCATATCGGCTACGCCGTTGCTCCCGAGTTCCGGCGCCAGGGCAACGCCACCGAGATCCTTCACCAATCCCTGATCCTCCTCACCGACCGAGGCATCCATCGAGTCCTGATCAACTGCGACGACGATAACGTCGGCTCTGCCGCTGTCATCGAGGCCAGCAGAGGAATCCTGGAAGACCTACGTTTCAAGCCAGGTGACAGTCTCCGAACACGCCGTTACTGGCTCACGAACTGA
- a CDS encoding GNAT family N-acetyltransferase → MGENPDQQCSLKATPITQGDVLLTPLRGDDADTMLMVLQDRELYVFTGGEPPSIDELRRTYARRADGVSPDGAQLWLNWIVRVSGEPAGYVQATVVSQDNQTVAELAWVIGVRFQGRGLATRSAQLMCTWLQDHGVSHFRALIHPDHAASAAIAARLGLRRSGLTTDDGEIIWRTR, encoded by the coding sequence ATGGGTGAGAATCCGGACCAACAATGTTCTTTGAAAGCAACGCCGATTACGCAGGGCGATGTGCTGCTGACACCGTTGCGCGGTGATGATGCTGACACGATGCTTATGGTGTTGCAGGATCGTGAGCTGTATGTTTTCACCGGTGGTGAGCCACCGAGTATTGACGAGTTACGCCGCACATACGCTCGCCGGGCGGACGGGGTATCGCCTGATGGGGCGCAGCTGTGGTTGAACTGGATCGTTCGCGTGTCGGGAGAACCGGCTGGGTATGTGCAGGCCACAGTCGTTTCCCAGGACAACCAGACGGTTGCGGAACTGGCGTGGGTTATCGGGGTTCGGTTCCAGGGGCGGGGCCTGGCCACACGCAGTGCACAATTGATGTGCACGTGGTTGCAAGACCATGGGGTTAGCCACTTCAGGGCCTTGATCCACCCAGACCATGCGGCTTCTGCCGCGATCGCAGCCCGGCTGGGGCTGCGCAGATCAGGCTTGACGACCGACGATGGTGAGATTATCTGGCGGACGCGGTAG
- a CDS encoding zinc metalloprotease, giving the protein MKTLFAAVAVTVATLPVAQAHDADAGIAARPSFEQFEASTPQDPYGQYIVDGDTPIRNVTELRAFYDSLPGHTSNSNELTVNTDRYGQPTLWDTNTVRNLTYCVSDKFADRKDSVIQAIDQGAKIWEDASSAIDFVYDASQDDTCTTSNNDVVFSVEPVVTNNYIARAFFPDSPKSVRNVLVADSLTTSGWDPGAIMAHELGHALGFRHEHTRPEAGTCFEDNNWLPLTEYDDVSIMHYPQCNGGSQDLSFSALDATGVQSAYGV; this is encoded by the coding sequence ATGAAAACACTCTTCGCTGCTGTGGCAGTGACAGTGGCAACCCTGCCCGTGGCCCAGGCTCATGACGCTGATGCCGGAATCGCCGCGCGACCGTCCTTCGAGCAGTTCGAAGCATCCACACCCCAGGACCCTTATGGGCAGTACATCGTCGATGGGGACACCCCGATCCGTAACGTCACTGAGCTGCGAGCTTTCTACGATTCGCTGCCGGGGCACACATCGAACAGCAATGAGCTGACGGTGAACACGGACCGATACGGTCAGCCAACACTGTGGGACACCAACACGGTGCGAAACCTGACCTACTGCGTTAGCGACAAGTTCGCTGATCGCAAGGATTCAGTCATTCAGGCGATCGACCAGGGAGCGAAGATCTGGGAGGATGCGTCCTCAGCCATTGACTTCGTCTACGACGCCAGTCAGGACGACACGTGTACCACCAGTAATAACGACGTCGTCTTCTCGGTCGAGCCGGTGGTGACCAACAACTACATCGCCAGGGCGTTCTTCCCGGATTCGCCGAAGTCGGTGAGAAATGTTCTGGTCGCCGATTCGCTGACAACCTCGGGGTGGGATCCGGGGGCGATCATGGCCCACGAGCTGGGTCATGCTCTGGGTTTCCGCCATGAGCACACCCGACCGGAGGCTGGTACCTGCTTCGAGGACAACAATTGGCTTCCGTTGACCGAGTATGACGATGTGTCGATCATGCATTACCCGCAGTGCAACGGCGGGTCGCAGGATCTGTCGTTCTCTGCGTTGGATGCCACCGGCGTGCAATCGGCATACGGGGTGTAG